The following are encoded in a window of Miltoncostaea marina genomic DNA:
- the pckA gene encoding phosphoenolpyruvate carboxykinase (ATP), whose amino-acid sequence MARRGGAVGLDTHGISAEGTVWWNLPPAALYEHALATGDGQIAEGGPLVVSTGVHTGRAPKDKFVVREPGSEDRIWWGSVNQPIDEDKFAGVGERLRAHLGAAPDLYVIDAFAGADPVERLPLRVVSESPWHALFAQTMFIVPSDEELEQHAPEALVLHAPGFEADPATDGTRQGNFVLLHPSRQEILIGGTYYAGEIKKSIFTLMNDRLPLRGVLPMHCSANVGEDGRVAIFFGLSGTGKTTLSTDSERPLIGDDEHGWGEDGVFNIEGGCYAKVINLSPTGEPEIYATTRRFGTVLENVVMDPATRRLDLDDSSKTENTRAAYPLASIPNHVPSKRAGHPSAIVMLTADAFGVLPPIAKLSAEEAMTMFLAGYTAKVAGTEIGVVEPEATFSACFGAAFLPQPPSVYAELLGERIERHGVSAWLVNTGWSGGPYGVGSRMPIAATRAIVRAAVSGTLDSAPTRTDPIFGFQVPTEIAGVDAALLDPRGTWADGEAYDASAKDLAARIQEHAAKMRA is encoded by the coding sequence GTGGCGAGGCGGGGCGGGGCCGTCGGGCTCGACACCCACGGCATCTCGGCGGAGGGGACCGTCTGGTGGAACCTGCCGCCCGCCGCGCTCTACGAGCACGCGCTCGCCACCGGCGACGGCCAGATCGCCGAGGGCGGCCCGCTCGTCGTCTCCACGGGCGTCCACACCGGGCGCGCGCCGAAGGACAAGTTCGTGGTCCGCGAGCCCGGCTCGGAGGACCGCATCTGGTGGGGCTCGGTCAACCAGCCGATCGACGAGGACAAGTTCGCCGGCGTCGGCGAGCGGCTGCGCGCGCACCTGGGCGCCGCCCCCGACCTCTACGTGATCGACGCCTTCGCGGGCGCCGACCCCGTCGAGCGGCTGCCGCTGCGGGTGGTCTCCGAGAGCCCCTGGCACGCCCTCTTCGCCCAGACGATGTTCATCGTGCCCTCCGACGAGGAGCTGGAGCAGCACGCGCCCGAGGCGCTCGTGCTGCACGCGCCGGGCTTCGAGGCCGACCCGGCCACCGACGGCACCCGCCAGGGCAACTTCGTGCTGCTGCACCCCAGCCGCCAGGAGATCCTGATCGGCGGCACCTACTACGCCGGCGAGATCAAGAAGTCGATCTTCACCCTCATGAACGACCGCCTGCCGCTGCGCGGCGTGCTGCCGATGCACTGCTCGGCCAACGTGGGCGAGGACGGCCGGGTGGCGATCTTCTTCGGCCTCTCCGGCACCGGCAAGACGACCCTCTCCACCGACTCGGAGCGCCCGCTGATCGGCGACGACGAGCACGGCTGGGGCGAGGACGGCGTCTTCAACATCGAGGGCGGCTGCTACGCGAAGGTGATCAACCTCTCGCCGACCGGCGAGCCCGAGATCTACGCGACCACCCGCCGGTTCGGCACGGTGCTCGAGAACGTGGTCATGGACCCGGCCACCCGGCGCCTCGACCTGGACGACTCGTCGAAGACCGAGAACACCCGCGCGGCCTATCCGCTCGCCTCGATCCCGAACCACGTGCCGAGCAAGCGCGCCGGCCACCCGTCGGCGATCGTCATGCTCACCGCCGACGCGTTCGGCGTGCTGCCCCCCATCGCCAAGCTCTCCGCCGAGGAGGCCATGACGATGTTCCTGGCCGGCTACACGGCCAAGGTGGCCGGCACCGAGATCGGCGTCGTCGAGCCCGAGGCGACGTTCAGCGCCTGCTTCGGCGCGGCCTTCCTGCCGCAGCCGCCGTCGGTCTACGCCGAGCTGCTCGGCGAGCGCATCGAGCGCCACGGCGTCTCGGCGTGGCTGGTCAACACCGGCTGGTCGGGCGGCCCCTACGGCGTCGGCTCGCGCATGCCGATCGCCGCCACCCGCGCCATCGTCCGCGCCGCCGTGTCGGGCACGCTCGACTCCGCCCCGACCCGGACCGACCCGATCTTCGGCTTCCAGGTCCCCACGGAGATCGCCGGCGTCGACGCCGCGCTGCTCGACCCGCGCGGCACCTGGGCCGACGGCGAGGCGTACGACGCCTCGGCGAAGGACCTCGCGGCCCGCATCCAGGAGCACGCCGCCAAGATGCGCGCGTAG
- a CDS encoding FAD-dependent oxidoreductase has product MTTSGRPVVLVIEGDERSRARTLGELQRRYGADYRIVAASSAREGGGVLRALADGGEELALVLAAHWLPDGTGSDLLAEVPARFPRARRGLMVDYGGWGDEPTAAAIVRAMALGRCDYYVLKPWRSPDELFNRTVAEFLHEWARSLPSGPREVAVVGAPRDRRARAVRDLLARNGIPSVFRPAAEGAATRTRVEFHDGRVLDDPSDAEIAEACGLATRLPRDGCELLIVGAGPAGLAAAVYAASEGIETIVVERANIGGQAGSSSLIRNYLGFARGVAGAELAQRAYQQAWVFGASFVLMRSVTAISAAGGRLEAALSDGSVVRAPAVVVATGVAYRRIGVPELEELVGAGVFYGSSPSEAHALSGMRVHVVGGGNSAGQAALHLARHAEHVTLIVRGRSLAATMSRYLIDQIGASPRIRVRTGCEVVGGSGAGRLERIIVRDREGGTTQLEAAALFILIGAHPHTDWLPGAIARDEGGYVVTGAELATAPGAGWTAPRPPRPLETSMPGVFAVGDLRHGSVKRVASAVGDGAAVIAQVHEHLRDARGTAPVSAP; this is encoded by the coding sequence GTGACCACGAGCGGGCGGCCGGTCGTGCTCGTGATCGAGGGCGACGAGCGGTCGCGGGCTCGCACGCTCGGGGAGCTCCAGCGGCGGTACGGCGCGGACTACCGGATCGTCGCGGCGTCCTCGGCCCGGGAGGGCGGCGGCGTCCTGCGCGCGCTGGCCGACGGCGGCGAGGAGCTGGCGCTGGTCCTGGCCGCCCACTGGCTGCCGGACGGAACGGGGTCGGACCTGCTCGCGGAGGTGCCCGCGCGGTTCCCGCGCGCCCGCCGCGGCCTGATGGTGGACTACGGCGGCTGGGGCGACGAGCCGACCGCGGCGGCGATCGTGCGCGCGATGGCGCTGGGGCGCTGCGACTACTACGTGCTGAAGCCGTGGCGCTCACCCGACGAGCTCTTCAACCGGACCGTCGCCGAGTTCCTGCACGAGTGGGCCAGGTCGCTGCCGAGCGGGCCGCGCGAGGTCGCGGTCGTCGGGGCCCCCCGCGACCGCCGCGCCCGCGCGGTGCGCGATCTGCTCGCGCGCAACGGCATCCCCTCGGTGTTCCGGCCGGCGGCGGAGGGCGCCGCGACCCGGACGCGCGTGGAGTTCCACGACGGCCGGGTGCTCGACGACCCGTCCGACGCCGAGATCGCGGAGGCGTGCGGGCTCGCCACCCGCCTGCCGCGCGACGGCTGCGAGCTCCTCATCGTCGGCGCCGGGCCCGCCGGCCTCGCCGCGGCCGTCTACGCGGCGTCCGAGGGCATCGAGACGATCGTGGTCGAGCGGGCGAACATCGGTGGGCAGGCCGGCAGCTCGTCCCTCATCCGCAACTACCTGGGGTTCGCGCGCGGCGTCGCCGGTGCCGAGCTGGCCCAGCGGGCCTACCAGCAGGCGTGGGTCTTCGGCGCCTCGTTCGTCCTCATGCGGTCCGTGACCGCGATCTCGGCGGCGGGCGGGCGCCTCGAGGCGGCGCTGTCCGACGGCTCCGTCGTCCGGGCGCCGGCCGTCGTGGTCGCGACCGGCGTCGCCTACCGGCGGATCGGCGTGCCGGAGCTCGAGGAGCTGGTCGGCGCGGGCGTGTTCTACGGGTCCTCCCCATCCGAGGCGCACGCGCTCTCCGGGATGCGCGTGCACGTGGTGGGGGGCGGCAACTCGGCGGGCCAGGCGGCCCTGCACCTCGCCCGCCATGCCGAGCACGTGACGCTCATCGTCCGCGGCCGCTCGCTCGCCGCGACGATGTCCCGTTACCTGATCGACCAGATCGGCGCGTCACCGCGCATCCGCGTGCGCACCGGGTGCGAGGTCGTCGGCGGGTCGGGCGCCGGACGGCTCGAGCGCATCATCGTGCGCGACCGCGAGGGCGGCACGACGCAGCTCGAGGCCGCGGCGCTGTTCATCCTCATCGGCGCCCACCCCCACACCGACTGGCTCCCCGGCGCGATCGCGCGCGACGAGGGCGGCTACGTGGTGACCGGAGCCGAGCTCGCGACGGCGCCCGGCGCCGGCTGGACGGCGCCGCGCCCGCCCCGCCCGCTGGAGACGAGCATGCCGGGCGTGTTCGCCGTGGGCGACCTCCGCCACGGCTCGGTCAAGCGGGTGGCGTCGGCGGTGGGCGATGGCGCCGCCGTGATCGCCCAGGTGCACGAGCACCTGCGGGACGCGCGGGGCACGGCCCCGGTCAGCGCCC
- a CDS encoding nickel-binding protein: MGFFMDRHDLEGATPADVAAAHMSDLGVQELHGVRFVSYWFDYHRGAAFCLVEAPDAEAAQRVHRESHGSVANEIIPVDPDDVARFLGRIDDPLAAARQADSAFRIILFTDLEGSTEMVQRLGDERAVALLRRHDRIVRDALGRTGGREVKHTGDGIMASFASVQSALRCAVDVQRGFAEHAARDPEAAMRVRIGMSAGEPVAQDGDLFGAAVQLAARLCARAAPGGVLVSGVVRDLSIGKGFVFADPREEALKGFPAPVTLCELVWTAGPP, encoded by the coding sequence GTGGGCTTCTTCATGGACCGGCACGACCTCGAGGGCGCGACGCCGGCCGACGTCGCGGCGGCCCACATGAGCGACCTCGGGGTGCAGGAGCTCCACGGCGTGCGGTTCGTGTCGTACTGGTTCGACTACCACCGCGGCGCCGCGTTCTGCCTGGTCGAGGCGCCCGACGCCGAGGCGGCACAGCGGGTGCATCGCGAGAGCCACGGCTCGGTGGCGAACGAGATCATCCCGGTCGACCCCGACGACGTCGCGCGCTTCCTCGGCCGCATCGACGACCCCCTCGCCGCGGCGCGGCAGGCGGACAGCGCCTTCAGGATCATCCTCTTCACGGATCTGGAGGGCTCGACCGAGATGGTGCAGCGGCTCGGTGACGAGCGCGCGGTGGCCCTCCTGCGCCGTCACGACCGGATCGTCCGCGACGCGCTGGGCCGGACGGGCGGGCGCGAGGTGAAGCACACCGGCGACGGCATCATGGCGTCCTTCGCGTCGGTGCAGTCGGCGCTGCGGTGCGCCGTCGACGTCCAGCGGGGCTTCGCGGAGCACGCGGCCCGGGACCCCGAGGCCGCGATGCGCGTCCGCATCGGGATGAGCGCCGGAGAGCCCGTGGCCCAGGACGGCGACCTCTTCGGCGCCGCGGTGCAGCTCGCGGCGCGCCTGTGCGCTCGCGCCGCGCCGGGCGGGGTCCTGGTCTCGGGGGTCGTCCGCGATCTCAGCATCGGCAAGGGCTTCGTCTTCGCCGACCCGCGCGAGGAGGCGCTGAAGGGGTTCCCGGCCCCGGTGACCCTCTGCGAGCTCGTCTGGACGGCGGGCCCGCCGTGA